The Tetrapisispora phaffii CBS 4417 chromosome 16, complete genome genomic sequence GACAATATTGAGCACTTCAAATTGTGGGAACCCATGTTTAAAGAGTTTTGGATTTGGTCCTACTTCTCCTAATGGATTTGGTATTGGATATATAATTAGAGAAAACTCCATTTCAATTGTTGTTTCATCAAGACATAGGCAAACTAAAagattttcttcattaattGAGAAATCATTTTTGGAGATTAAACATATATTTCATAATCAATTCAATCCTGTAGATAAATCTACAGACTTGAATGGGAACTCAGTTAAACTAGCAAGTATGAACGCTAAGAACAGTTTAACTACTAAAAAATCTGAGGACCTACGTTATTTATTAAGTGGCtatgattattttgatGTCAATGTCGTCGGTTAATATACGTACctattttaaaacaataaataagaaTGTATAGTAATCTGATTTAATGTCACCATATAATTTTACCCGGAAGATGCTTAAAAATGTATCACCAACACCTTAATTATTAAGGCAGAAATGACAACCATTAGTCAGATGATGATGGTTAGATACAATGGTCAAATCAAGTTAAGTCAACCAACTGCAATGCAAGATTCTAAATTTACGTGCTATCTGAGATTATTACGAATAGCGAGAGCAAATGGTATCTCCTATCTCTCTCTACTATAcgtatttttttttgggTAAGTTAGTACGTATATCTTCTCCTTATAAATAACTTCCTTTCACTGTTTTTTTGTTAACAAAAAAAGTTCAAGCAAAAAAATCTGTACCGTCAaactgaagaagaattttgTCACTTAGAGTGAGAGAGGTTTTTTTTACCAAGagattaaaaaaacaattgtATCGTATGGAAGACACTTCGTTACGAAAGAAATTCTCCGCATACGACGATACTTTAAAGATGGGAAAGcagaaaacaaaaaaagtatacaataaataacTACGAGAGAGAAGGAAATAAATAGAGACAGTTCGGTAAAATCgaagaaataataacattatgCACATCAAAGGACTCCTAAAGAGATGACGAAAATAAAGCTCGTATTTTCTCTTTCACCTGGTGTTAAGTTTTCAGCAATCGTCTTGCAAATAATACCTCTCTAATTCGCTAGTTTCTACAAATGTTTCTGTCAATGATAGCTTTTCTTTTCACtctctctttcttttcaaatagTTATTCcatttgaataataaaaaaaataaactattaatttaatgtcattaccattttataattattatcattgttattgtaaatatgttatttaaataaattcttAACATATAACttctgaaaaaaaaaaaaaaaaattaaaaagtttTTTAGATATTCATAAGTTTCATCATAGTTGacttatttattgtatCAGTAACAACAATTTAGGTGGCTATTTAAAACGGCCAATAGGTATTTCTAGCTACTTATACAGCAAACTTACTGTTGGTTCATTATTAAGTATAAATCAGTGTGGATCGAACTGAATTGGCTAATTTGAATCATGAGCCAACATAATTCTGACAAACATGTTGCCACGAAGGCAATGTTAGAGCTAAAGTTATTAGAGGTTTTAGGACAATCTGATATCAGTCAATTAAAGGTCCTATTCGAAAGAGATTTTAATTCAGAAGACTCGagaaataacaaatatattcaagatattaaaaagtCATTGCTACATTATTGTGTTCAAGTCGGTTCATTAGAGTTAATTAAAGATGTTGTCAATGAATTTTATCAAAGTGATAATAGTAATGAATTAGGTGTGAAATTAGATATTAACCAGCAAGATGAAAATGGAAATACACCATTACATTTAGCTTCTGCCCAAGGTAGAGCTGATGTTGtagaatatttaatgaatttgcCTCATATTAATGATTGTATACGgaataaaaagaaattgcaACCTGTTGAAGTTTGTAAAGATTTAAATGTTGCACAAATGATGCAGTTGAAAAGAGctaattatattgaaaatgtcATCGAACAGTGTAAAGATgcttcaaagaaaaaagatctatcaaaattagaacagttatttaaaaatccaagaaataaagaattaattaatatcaatgaCGTCGATCCTACAACCggtgaaaatattttacatttaCACATTTTACATGGTGATATTCCAATAGTTAAATGGTTATTGGATCATGGTGCTGATCCGTTTATCAAGAACCAGGAAGGGAAGACAGCACATGAAGTACTACAAACGTTAAAACCACATGAAAAATTAAGCTTAGacaaattgaataaattaaaaagtttatttgaaagaaaagcaaaagaaaaaaatgttttagaAATGACTTCACCTTTAAATAAATGCCCAACGTTTAAAGgttatttgaaaaaatttacaaattttGCTCAAGGTTACAAGTTACGTTGGTTTGTATTAACAGCTGATGGTAAATTATCTTATTATAAAGATAGTAGTGATACTAACAATTCAAGTCGTGgttctttaaatttagcAAATTGTATATTGCATGTAAATTcaactgaaaaattgaagtttgaaattgttgGTGGAGGGGCTGGCACAATTAAATGGAACTTAAAAGGTGTTCACCCTATTGAAACTAATAAGTGGATTTTTGTCATACAGGCTGCAATTAGATATCAAAGAgacaaaaaaaatggagTCATAGCTTCACCTGTATCTATAAATCGTGCATCAACTATAGAAATTTTAGGCACATCAGCTGGACCTTTAAATCAAAACATTcataataaagatattgatatttctaAACATGAATTGAGTAGTTATAAAAATCCGACCTCTACCTCATTAGCTACTagtgatattaaattaaatgataatttgACTCCACAAGGAAAATCgtatattaataaagtaATCGAAACTCGGTTAGAACAGCCAACAGATATTCACTCATTCCATTCCTCAATTATGTCTGGAGAGTCTAATCAAATGAAATCTAATATCATTGGTCCTACTGATATCAATTTGGATGATTATGCCGAAGGTGAAACCATTCAAGATGATGACGACGATGCTATTGGATTAAAGACAGATCCGattgatgaagatattaaCGTTCAATACGGCTCTTATGGTCAACAAATTGCAATCTTGGAGAAATCAATCATTCTAGAATTAAACTCTGtgaacaaaatattatcagGAGGTCAATCTTCAGTTGAAGCTTGGACTCTAATCCGTAAATCTTTAACATCAATTACAGAATGTTTTACCAAGTTAACCGAAACTTTCGGTCAACGAGAAAATAGTTTAGTTAATTTATTGGACAAAGAACGTAATGTTAACAATGTTTGGGTTCAGTCAGTCAAGGACTTGGAAAAAGAATTGCAACAAAAAGAATTCAGATTAGattctttgaataaagaaagaaaaactTTAAAGAAAGTTGTACAACAAAAACTTTCCAAAGGATCAGATTCAGCTTCTGTGGATGTTAACACCTTAGACAAATTGGAAGATAGTACTGACCCAACTACATTGGAACACATTGCCAAATTTATTAGTGCTACAAGAGATAAGGGTGAGGATTCAGATGCCGATGAATTTTTTGACGCAGAAGAATCAGTTACAGAAGACGAAGATGCAGGTTCTTATGCATCTGGAGCAAGAAACGTAGCTAGTCATCAAATTCATGAAGGTGACATTATTGAATTACATTCTGCAACTTCTGATACGCACACTAATCTTGCAGATGGAGCCAAAGTAagtgattttaaaatcCAAAACTTCAATGAACCATCCGctaaaattgaagaaataaatCGTGAAGCCACACCAGATTCTAAGATTATAAAAGAAGCTACGAATATACCAAAACTAACCGATGTTACTTCCACCGAAATTAACGTAGATGCAGGTAATACTGTGAAATCTAAGTCTAATGAAACTTCAAAACAAAAGGAATCAAAACTTTCTGGTAAGGTTGTTAAAGAAAATCTACCAGAAGTTACTAAGATTGCTATAACTGCCTCTCAAAAAGAAGCAGAATCAAAGATTCTAGATGAGTTATCATTCGCTGGCTATGAGGATGGTATaagaaaaagattaaaGCTGGATGAAGATAATCGTCCAAAAATTAGTTTATGGGGTGTTCTTAAATCAATGGTTGGTAAAGATATGACAAGAATGACATTACCTGTTTCATTTAACGAACCTACATCATTATTGCAGAGAGTTACTGAAGATTTAGAATATTCGCAATTAGCAGATATGGCTGCAACATATGAAGATTCTACTTTAAGAATGCTGTATGTTGCTGCTTTTGCTGGTTCCTCTTTTGCATCAACAACTCTTAGAGTTGCAAAACCATTTAATCCATTACTTGGTGAAACATATGAATATGCTAGACCGGATAAACATTATAGATTTTTTACTGAACAAGTTTCTCATCATCCACCTATTTCCGCAACTTGGACTGAGACACCAAAATGGGATTTCTGGGGTGAGTCTTATGTTGATACTAAATTTACTGGAAGAACCTTTAATGTTGAACATTTGGGTTTATGGTACTTAAAGTTACGTCCAGACTGTAATGATCCAACAGAGTTATATACTTGgaaaaaaccaaaaaatacTGTTATTGGTATTTTAGTTGGTAATCCACAAGTTGACAATAGTGGTGATGTTGAAATTACAAACCATACAACTGGTGATCGTGCTGTATTGCATTTCAAAGCTCGTGGTTGGAGATCATCTGGAGCATACGAACTTAGAGGTGAAGTGTTCAATAAGAAAGGTAAAAAAGTTTGGGTATTTGGAGGTCATTGGAACGATAGCTACCACGCCAAAAAGGTCACTGAAAGTAAACATTCCGAAATTACTCTATCCAGAGCAAAAACGAACAATTCAATGTCAAACGTCGAACCATTATCGGATGGTTCAACATTCTTATTATGGAAAGCCAACAAGAGACCAGATGCTCCATTCCATTTGACACCTTTTGCAATTACTTTGAATGCCCCACAAAAGCATTTAGTTCCATGGTTAGCACCAACAGATACACGTTTAAGACCTGATCAAAGAGCCATGGAAGACGGTGATTATGATTTAGCTGCTGATGAGAAGCATAGGCttgaagaaaaacaaagaGCAGCTCGTAAAAGTAGAGAAGAAAGTAATACCGAATACATTCCAAGATGGTTCAAGAGTGAAATTCATCCAATTACTAAGAAGAAGTACTGGAACTTTAATGGTGAATATTGGAAACTAAGAAAAGAGCATCAATTAAAGGATGCCGGTGACATTTTCTAATCTTACCTTACCTACTAAAATATGCATCGTTGCACAATCAAGCAACAGTAGAAGTCATCGtaaattagaattatttgaGTATATATTATAAGTATATGTATAACTGCATCATAATGTTAGAACTGcaaattaattataaaaaaaacgattagttgataataataatcatgTATCAATATAGATATACTATTAATTTACTTTTATCTTCGATTACAGTGGTTATCTAAAGGAACTAATTCGTTATAGTCTATCAATTATTCAAGAAAAGTGGtacaattttaaaacaaaacacAATGTTAGGCCTGTGCATCAGATAATAAAACAGCTATTGACCTACAACTTGTCATTACAGCCGATCATCTCAAGAGAACAGAACACTTTTGAACTTCTTAAAACTCCTTTTATTTCACAAGCTATCTATATCGTTTTAATTGCATATTACTTAGATACAATTAACTGTAAATATcgaaaatatattttttgagaTGTTGTAAGAAATATTTGCGGGCTTGAAATACTTAAACGCCTAATATCTGCCTAACTTTAATAACGCAGACAATTATAAATGAATAACATAATACTACAATGGTTTTGTAGGCAAGAATGTAATTGAATGTTATTGAAAGTGTTAACAAAGATGAAGCAACTATTATCGAGGTATGCAGAAAACATATTATGCAATTGACAATTGAAGTGTAATATAGTGGTTCAAAGTTTTGTctctttatttttcaatataaaagaCAACCGATGCAATAAAATGGAATATTATCTTTACTTAATATTTAGATCTTGGTATATAGTTAGTCtgtaattgaaatataacGAGACAATTGATCGCGACGAATATGGATCAAACATCACTATACATAAACACTGCTCCCCCATATCTGAAATTGAACCAGAATGAATCATTACCTGTTGTGATGACAATTGCTGGATCTGATTCCAGTGGTGGAGCTGGTGTTGAAGCTGATATCAAAACCATCACTTCCCATAAGTGTTACGCCATGACTTGCATCACTGCTTTGACTATTCAAACACCTACATCAGTTTATGGTATTCAAGTCACACCAAAACATGTTGTTTCGAAAATATTGGATGTTAATTTAAGAGATATGAGATGCAATGTGATCAAAACTGGTATGTTAACTACAGATGCAATCGAGGCGATTGAAACcaaattgaaagaatatGATAATGGTGATATTAAATCATCGAGACCAATACTTGTGATTGATCCCGTAATGGTTGCAACGTCAGGATCATTTCTAGCCTCTGGAGATTTGAAAGATTTGTTAATAGAAAAGATAACTCCCTGGGCAGACTTATTAACCCCTAATATTCCTGAATGTTTCAAACTTATTGATAGGGAGATGGATTTAAAAAACACTCAagatattttcaaattagCCAAGGAAGTCTCTATAGTCACCAATTGTTCTAATATCTTGGTTAAAGGTGGTCATTTACCATGgaatgaagaaaagaaacatATTATCGATATTTTATACATTGGAAAAGAGAACaaatttattgtatatGAAGGACACTACACAGAAACTAAGAATACTCACGGAACTGGATGTACTTTGGCTTCATCTATTGCATCGAATTTAGCTCTAGGGTATTCATTAACTCATGCTGTATATGGTGCAATTGAATACGTTCAAAATGCTGTAAGTATCGGTTGTTATGTTACATCAGAAATTGTCAAGGAGAATGGTCCAATTAACCATGTTTATGCTATTGAAGTACCACttgaaaaaatgatgaaagaTGAATGTTTTAGTGCTCAAGAATTGATCCCTAAACCAACAAGTAGCACATTTTCAGCCAGTGAAGATTTCTTTACCTATCTTATTAACCATCCAAAGGTCAAACCACATTGGGAATCGTACATTAATCATGACTTTGTAAAACAAATTGCTCAAGGAACAGTTGACAGTAAAAAATTCAAGTTTTTCCTTGAACAAgattattcatatttagTAGATTACGCTAGAATTCATTGTATTGCTGGCAGTAAAGCACCAACCTTAGAAGATATTGAGAAAGCATTATCAATTGTAGGAAGTGTTAAACAAGAAATGGAAAACcatgaaaagaaattaaaagaagcTTTTGGAGTCACTGGAGAAAAGTACTTAGAGGGAATAAAGAAGGGACCTGCTTTAAAAGCCTATTCAAGATATTTCTATGATGTTTCTAAGAGGGGTAGTTGGGAGGAACTAGTTACTTCCTTAAATCCTTGTTTAATGGGTTATGGCTATGCTTTAATacaacaagaaaaatatattgtgAAAAACGAAGGAAGTATATACTATGATTGGTGTCAAACTTATAGTTCTAAATGGTATCGTGAGCATGTGGAAGAGGGTAGAAGTTTACTGAATAAAATTGGTTCCAAGTGCCCACCATCTGACATAGACAAACTTGTCAACATTTATGCAGATGTCTGTGAGTTAGAGACTAAATTTTGGGATGCAGCTTTAAATTATGAAGagtaaatttaattttgaataggtattaattttattttcaagaCATTAAAGCAAACAAATCCACAATTATGTAATTTTGTATTTCTAATATACttgttaatatattactGTAATTGCTCATGAATAGAGGTtatcatttattataaatcgacatttttatatatgtatatctATAGTTTGTTTTTAAAGTAGTCATTGACAATCACCAGagaatcattaaatttttatgtaataacaattgaaatattgtcTTTGTATCATTATGGGTTTGGTTTAAAACCTTCTTGGCGAACCTTTTCAGCATTAATTTTTGCAGAGACAGGATCTAGGTAACATTGGCTAACAAATTGAAATGTTTTTTATCCAATTCGATGACTAGCGGAATTCCGTTGGGAATATCGATATTCTTGATATCTGCATCAGCaatgttttcaattaatttgaGTAATGATCTAACAGAGCTACCATGGGCGACTATCATGCAGGACTCATGATGAGTTTGTTTTGCAAGTTTCAAGATCATATCATCTAATAGAGGTTCCAATCTAGCAACAACTAGCTCTAGAGATTCCGAGTTAGGTAGAACTTCTCCAGCCAATTCCTCAggattatattttaaatgtcTATTTGGCTCTTTAAACTCATATCCAGTTTTGGAACCTTGATCATCGAATTCTTGAATCATTTCACGTTTCAAATCTGCCACCGGAGGTCTTCCACGATAACCTCTTCTGatattcatatattcaGTTTCCCCGTATTCTTCCAAGACTTGTGGTTTTCTTTGACCTTGCCATGAACCATAGTGTCTTTCATTTAGTCTCCAACTTTGGAAAACAGGAATAGTATCTTTCTCACTAAATACCTCTTTATCTGATACTTCAAACTTTTCACCTGTTACGATATAAGTCTCTTCTTTCAAACCCCACTGATTTATAATCTCCTCAATAGTTTGCTGCGTTCTTACAAGTCTTGATGTATATCCAATTTGTGGTAATGgcaatttattatcttcacaatattttttaattaagtCGGCAGAATTTCTTGCTTGATCCTTACCCTTTTCTGTTAAATTGGCATCAATCCATCCGCAAAATATATTCTCATGGTTCAATTCACTTTGACCATGccttaaaataaatatcttatAAGTTGAGCTTGACATATTTTGTAATAGACTATTTTTGTTTACTTTAttcacacacacacatatatatattcaactGTTTTCTATGCCCTGaagttttcaaataaaatcgTAATTCTGTAAAATTAACAACttacaaattttaaatccatagattttgaaatcaacTTATCACTCCTAACAACTCAAATAACGTGAACCACTAATAAGTCAATTGctgttaaatataattatatatctaaaaactattttaaataaaggTTAAGTgcttatattttgaaattattttaaaccttccatttttttcactATTAAGTTTCTTGCAACTGTAAGGCGAGGTGAGGTGAGGTGAGCTGCCagtattttaaatatatacaaacaTCATGATCTAAAGCAAATGAATAATCAATGTTAAAGGACATTGATGCACTCTATTAGCAATTAGATATAGATgatatgatattatttgacTGTTGGTGATTTCAATTGATAGTTTTGTTCTTAACATATACTTTTTCTTAAAAGAATTTCatagatatttatattaataggAAGCTATATAGTGATGTGTAATACGTTCAATTGAGTCATagaaatttaatttcaagtCTCAAGTCTCTCTTTCGATAAAGGATTGAATCATACCTGTCGCAGTCTCATCATATTCTTTTACAATGATATCATTAGTTTCTTCGTTGAAGACAGTATTTGGCTGAATGAATTGTCTTCTTGGCAATCTTTTCTTAATGACAATGTCTCTTAATCTTGCCAAGTCTTCTGGTACTGTAGATCTTTCAATGAAATACTTTGTACCATTTTCAGCATCACCAGAACATTTATAGATGTGTAAGTGCAATAGATAGTCTTTAACACATTCATGGCCAACTGTTTCAATTAGAGAAGCATCCATCTCTAAGTGAAAGTCGGTAGGGTTGGTTTCGTTATCAAGGACAATTTTTAGAAATTGCTTACTTGATGAATGTTTTAAGAACGTCTTCATGATAGAAAATCTAGCTTGCATATGTGGTTGACCCCATTTGCCAGTTTCTGGTGAACAGTACTCTAGAGCTAAAATACCTGCTCTTGCCATTTGTAAGAAGCCTGcaaaaatgatattgttttgttcttcttttgt encodes the following:
- the OSH2 gene encoding oxysterol-binding protein related protein OSH2 (similar to Saccharomyces cerevisiae OSH2 (YDL019C) and SWH1 (YAR042W); ancestral locus Anc_3.175) gives rise to the protein MSQHNSDKHVATKAMLELKLLEVLGQSDISQLKVLFERDFNSEDSRNNKYIQDIKKSLLHYCVQVGSLELIKDVVNEFYQSDNSNELGVKLDINQQDENGNTPLHLASAQGRADVVEYLMNLPHINDCIRNKKKLQPVEVCKDLNVAQMMQLKRANYIENVIEQCKDASKKKDLSKLEQLFKNPRNKELININDVDPTTGENILHLHILHGDIPIVKWLLDHGADPFIKNQEGKTAHEVLQTLKPHEKLSLDKLNKLKSLFERKAKEKNVLEMTSPLNKCPTFKGYLKKFTNFAQGYKLRWFVLTADGKLSYYKDSSDTNNSSRGSLNLANCILHVNSTEKLKFEIVGGGAGTIKWNLKGVHPIETNKWIFVIQAAIRYQRDKKNGVIASPVSINRASTIEILGTSAGPLNQNIHNKDIDISKHELSSYKNPTSTSLATSDIKLNDNLTPQGKSYINKVIETRLEQPTDIHSFHSSIMSGESNQMKSNIIGPTDINLDDYAEGETIQDDDDDAIGLKTDPIDEDINVQYGSYGQQIAILEKSIILELNSVNKILSGGQSSVEAWTLIRKSLTSITECFTKLTETFGQRENSLVNLLDKERNVNNVWVQSVKDLEKELQQKEFRLDSLNKERKTLKKVVQQKLSKGSDSASVDVNTLDKLEDSTDPTTLEHIAKFISATRDKGEDSDADEFFDAEESVTEDEDAGSYASGARNVASHQIHEGDIIELHSATSDTHTNLADGAKVSDFKIQNFNEPSAKIEEINREATPDSKIIKEATNIPKLTDVTSTEINVDAGNTVKSKSNETSKQKESKLSGKVVKENLPEVTKIAITASQKEAESKILDELSFAGYEDGIRKRLKLDEDNRPKISLWGVLKSMVGKDMTRMTLPVSFNEPTSLLQRVTEDLEYSQLADMAATYEDSTLRMLYVAAFAGSSFASTTLRVAKPFNPLLGETYEYARPDKHYRFFTEQVSHHPPISATWTETPKWDFWGESYVDTKFTGRTFNVEHLGLWYLKLRPDCNDPTELYTWKKPKNTVIGILVGNPQVDNSGDVEITNHTTGDRAVLHFKARGWRSSGAYELRGEVFNKKGKKVWVFGGHWNDSYHAKKVTESKHSEITLSRAKTNNSMSNVEPLSDGSTFLLWKANKRPDAPFHLTPFAITLNAPQKHLVPWLAPTDTRLRPDQRAMEDGDYDLAADEKHRLEEKQRAARKSREESNTEYIPRWFKSEIHPITKKKYWNFNGEYWKLRKEHQLKDAGDIF
- the GPM3 gene encoding phosphoglycerate mutase family protein GPM3 (similar to Saccharomyces cerevisiae GPM2 (YDL021W) and GPM3 (YOL056W); ancestral locus Anc_3.172) — protein: MSSSTYKIFILRHGQSELNHENIFCGWIDANLTEKGKDQARNSADLIKKYCEDNKLPLPQIGYTSRLVRTQQTIEEIINQWGLKEETYIVTGEKFEVSDKEVFSEKDTIPVFQSWRLNERHYGSWQGQRKPQVLEEYGETEYMNIRRGYRGRPPVADLKREMIQEFDDQGSKTGYEFKEPNRHLKYNPEELAGEVLPNSESLELVVARLEPLLDDMILKLAKQTHHESCMIVAHGSSVRSLLKLIENIADADIKNIDIPNGIPLVIELDKKHFNLLANVT
- the THI20 gene encoding trifunctional hydroxymethylpyrimidine kinase/phosphomethylpyrimidine kinase/thiaminase (similar to Saccharomyces cerevisiae THI20 (YOL055C); ancestral locus Anc_3.174), whose product is MDQTSLYINTAPPYLKLNQNESLPVVMTIAGSDSSGGAGVEADIKTITSHKCYAMTCITALTIQTPTSVYGIQVTPKHVVSKILDVNLRDMRCNVIKTGMLTTDAIEAIETKLKEYDNGDIKSSRPILVIDPVMVATSGSFLASGDLKDLLIEKITPWADLLTPNIPECFKLIDREMDLKNTQDIFKLAKEVSIVTNCSNILVKGGHLPWNEEKKHIIDILYIGKENKFIVYEGHYTETKNTHGTGCTLASSIASNLALGYSLTHAVYGAIEYVQNAVSIGCYVTSEIVKENGPINHVYAIEVPLEKMMKDECFSAQELIPKPTSSTFSASEDFFTYLINHPKVKPHWESYINHDFVKQIAQGTVDSKKFKFFLEQDYSYLVDYARIHCIAGSKAPTLEDIEKALSIVGSVKQEMENHEKKLKEAFGVTGEKYLEGIKKGPALKAYSRYFYDVSKRGSWEELVTSLNPCLMGYGYALIQQEKYIVKNEGSIYYDWCQTYSSKWYREHVEEGRSLLNKIGSKCPPSDIDKLVNIYADVCELETKFWDAALNYEE